Proteins from a single region of Polynucleobacter sp. KF022:
- the ubiA gene encoding 4-hydroxybenzoate octaprenyltransferase, producing the protein MNLKERLVSYCYLIRLDKPIGTLLLLWPTLWALWLASSGTPDLSILLIFTLGTFLMRSAGCAINDYADRDFDRYVKRTQGRPVTSGKISGKEAVAVAGTLAFIAFLLIQPLNAFTKQLSVLALLVAFIYPFTKRFFAMPQAVLGIAFGFGIPMAYAAILDFIPLEAWILFVGNIFWAIAYDTAYAMVDRDDDLRLGLRTSAITFGRYDVIAIAMSYGVLFISQVWVAQLANLSNYFLVGWFAALACAIYHLKLVSTRNRDDCFKAFRHNNWLGGFLFLGIVLGLAIN; encoded by the coding sequence ATGAATTTAAAAGAGCGTTTAGTTTCTTATTGCTACCTCATTAGGTTGGACAAGCCTATTGGTACGTTATTGCTATTGTGGCCCACGCTCTGGGCCCTCTGGTTGGCCAGTAGCGGTACTCCTGATTTATCTATCTTGTTAATCTTTACTCTAGGTACGTTTCTCATGCGTAGCGCAGGTTGTGCTATCAACGACTACGCCGATCGTGACTTTGATCGTTACGTAAAAAGAACCCAGGGACGCCCTGTCACAAGTGGAAAAATTTCTGGAAAAGAGGCGGTAGCTGTAGCAGGTACGCTGGCTTTCATCGCTTTTTTACTGATCCAGCCTCTGAATGCATTTACAAAGCAACTGTCAGTTCTTGCGCTACTGGTCGCCTTTATTTATCCCTTCACCAAGCGCTTCTTTGCGATGCCTCAAGCAGTCTTGGGAATAGCTTTTGGTTTTGGTATCCCAATGGCATACGCAGCGATTCTGGATTTCATTCCTCTAGAGGCTTGGATCTTGTTTGTGGGGAATATTTTCTGGGCCATTGCTTATGACACAGCCTATGCCATGGTCGATCGCGACGATGATTTGCGTCTGGGTTTAAGAACATCAGCCATCACTTTTGGTCGCTACGATGTTATCGCCATTGCTATGAGCTATGGAGTGCTATTTATCAGTCAAGTGTGGGTAGCGCAATTAGCCAATCTCAGTAATTATTTTTTAGTAGGCTGGTTCGCAGCCTTGGCTTGTGCAATCTATCACCTAAAACTGGTTTCTACTCGCAATAGAGACGATTGTTTCAAGGCATTCCGCCACAACAACTGGCTTGGTGGATTTTTATTTCTTGGAATCGTACTAGGTTTGGCTATTAACTAG
- the proC gene encoding pyrroline-5-carboxylate reductase yields the protein MSINKTAQNNGNAHITFIGGGNMGRALISGLLANGFEPNQISVVEANAVTALKLYEDYGVQGIGALEQIAFDFTKNNVVVMAIKPQDFNVVAKGLAAKLKHASAPGPLILSIAAGIRLKDMSRWLDHTRCVRAMPNTPALIGKGITGLFADAAVDQADRALAETICNAVGQAVWVSEEKLMDAVTAVSGSGPAYVFAFLEAMQSAGEKLGLDTETARKLAYATLEGATQLAHNSDEHAGVLRERVTSKGGTTAAALDVMKQQGWHEILEKAIDAASQRGKAMGDELGQS from the coding sequence ATGAGCATAAATAAAACTGCACAAAATAATGGCAACGCCCACATCACATTTATTGGTGGCGGCAATATGGGGCGAGCCTTGATTAGCGGCCTCCTTGCGAACGGATTTGAGCCAAATCAAATTTCCGTTGTTGAAGCGAACGCCGTAACGGCTTTAAAGTTGTATGAAGACTATGGCGTTCAGGGTATTGGCGCCTTAGAGCAAATTGCTTTTGACTTCACGAAAAATAATGTCGTTGTTATGGCAATCAAACCGCAAGACTTTAATGTTGTTGCAAAGGGGTTAGCTGCAAAACTGAAGCATGCAAGCGCACCTGGCCCACTGATCCTTAGTATCGCTGCAGGCATTCGCCTAAAAGATATGAGTCGTTGGCTGGATCACACGCGCTGTGTTCGTGCCATGCCTAATACACCTGCATTAATTGGCAAAGGCATCACTGGACTCTTTGCAGATGCAGCAGTTGATCAAGCTGATCGTGCTTTAGCCGAAACCATTTGCAATGCGGTAGGCCAAGCGGTATGGGTGTCTGAAGAAAAGCTAATGGATGCAGTCACCGCCGTATCCGGAAGTGGCCCTGCTTATGTTTTTGCCTTTTTAGAAGCAATGCAGTCTGCTGGTGAGAAGCTCGGTCTTGATACAGAAACTGCACGCAAACTTGCCTATGCAACCCTTGAGGGCGCTACACAGTTGGCTCATAACTCGGATGAGCATGCCGGCGTTTTGCGCGAGAGAGTTACTTCCAAAGGTGGCACTACTGCAGCAGCTTTAGATGTGATGAAGCAACAAGGCTGGCACGAGATTTTGGAAAAAGCAATTGATGCAGCAAGTCAACGTGGTAAAGCTATGGGTGACGAGTTGGGTCAGAGCTAG
- the glcF gene encoding glycolate oxidase subunit GlcF codes for MQTQLAPQFANTPEGIEAARILGKCVHCGFCTATCPTYQILGDELDGPRGRIYLIKQMAEGQAPTEKTRLHLDRCLTCRNCESTCPSGVQYGNLVDIGRKWAEENTSERPLSERLTRWALKEGLTKPALFNSAMTLGRLVRPLMPNGIKRKIPLTLNKALAKSTDPHARPTTTHQRKMVLLEGCVQPGMLPNINSATARVLNALKIQLISAPSATCCGALRYHLNDQAGGLDNAKQNIDAWWPLVESGVEAIVMTASGCGVMVKDYGHLFANDPVYAVMAKKISDLTKDISEILPALQNELVQLVGTDPKSGVVYHPPCTLQHGQQIRGKVEGLLTSIGIGVRLCADSHLCCGSAGTYSVTQPELSEQLRKNKLTHLNAACEESGAEMIVSGNIGCITHLQQDDTPVLHWIEMVDQLVSNSSKAS; via the coding sequence ATGCAAACTCAACTCGCCCCTCAATTTGCCAACACACCGGAAGGTATCGAGGCAGCCCGTATTCTGGGCAAATGCGTGCACTGTGGCTTTTGTACAGCTACCTGCCCAACCTATCAAATACTTGGCGATGAATTAGATGGTCCACGCGGACGCATCTACCTTATCAAGCAAATGGCAGAAGGCCAAGCACCCACAGAAAAAACACGTCTGCATTTAGACCGTTGTTTAACTTGTCGTAATTGTGAAAGCACTTGCCCAAGCGGCGTGCAGTATGGCAACTTGGTTGATATCGGTCGCAAATGGGCAGAAGAAAATACTTCTGAGCGTCCACTCTCTGAAAGACTTACTCGTTGGGCTCTCAAAGAGGGTTTGACCAAGCCTGCCTTATTTAATTCTGCGATGACTTTGGGTCGTCTAGTGCGTCCGTTGATGCCTAATGGGATTAAACGCAAGATTCCGTTGACCCTCAATAAAGCATTAGCGAAATCGACCGATCCACATGCAAGACCTACAACGACGCATCAGCGAAAAATGGTTTTGCTGGAAGGCTGTGTTCAGCCAGGCATGTTACCAAACATCAATTCAGCAACAGCACGTGTACTGAATGCACTGAAGATCCAATTGATTAGTGCGCCCAGCGCTACTTGTTGCGGAGCTTTGCGCTATCACCTCAATGATCAAGCTGGCGGTCTCGATAATGCCAAGCAAAATATTGATGCTTGGTGGCCTTTAGTAGAGAGTGGCGTAGAAGCGATTGTGATGACAGCATCCGGTTGCGGTGTGATGGTGAAAGACTATGGACATCTCTTTGCGAATGATCCTGTCTATGCTGTCATGGCCAAAAAGATCTCTGATTTAACTAAGGATATTTCTGAGATTCTTCCTGCGTTACAAAATGAGCTTGTGCAACTGGTAGGTACCGATCCCAAATCTGGCGTGGTGTATCACCCACCCTGCACCTTGCAACATGGCCAACAAATCCGAGGCAAAGTTGAGGGACTACTTACCAGTATTGGTATTGGCGTGCGATTATGTGCCGATAGTCATCTTTGCTGTGGATCTGCAGGCACCTACTCCGTGACTCAGCCAGAACTTTCTGAACAACTACGTAAAAACAAGCTCACCCACCTCAATGCTGCATGCGAAGAGTCTGGAGCAGAGATGATTGTTTCGGGAAATATTGGCTGCATTACCCATCTCCAGCAAGATGACACTCCGGTACTGCATTGGATCGAAATGGTCGATCAACTCGTTAGCAATTCTTCTAAGGCCTCATGA
- a CDS encoding YggS family pyridoxal phosphate-dependent enzyme, with amino-acid sequence MNSLVINLMQVRERIELAALAAKREPEEIELLAVSKTFPASAVEEAMHAGQSAFGENYVQEAVKKIEKLAKLRPWLVWHFIGPLQSNKTREVAEHFDWVHSVDRLKIAERLSAQRGEFPNLAPLQVCAQINVSEEDSKSGASLAEVEALCSAITSLPNLVLRGLMAIPAPSQDIDQQRRAFAAVRECFQQIRTAHANELGFQFFDTLSMGMSDDLEAAILEGSTMVRVGTAIFGKRDKIAK; translated from the coding sequence ATGAATTCACTTGTTATCAATCTAATGCAAGTCAGAGAGCGGATTGAACTTGCTGCTTTAGCAGCAAAACGTGAGCCTGAAGAAATTGAACTCCTAGCTGTCAGCAAAACCTTTCCTGCATCAGCAGTTGAAGAGGCGATGCATGCTGGCCAATCCGCCTTTGGAGAAAACTATGTCCAAGAGGCCGTTAAAAAAATTGAGAAACTTGCTAAATTACGTCCTTGGTTAGTATGGCATTTCATTGGGCCACTACAGAGCAATAAAACCAGAGAGGTAGCGGAGCACTTTGATTGGGTTCATAGCGTTGATCGCCTCAAAATTGCAGAACGTCTTTCTGCTCAACGAGGCGAATTTCCTAATTTAGCGCCATTACAGGTTTGCGCACAAATCAATGTGAGTGAAGAAGATAGCAAAAGTGGCGCCTCCCTGGCAGAGGTCGAAGCACTATGCAGCGCCATTACCTCACTACCTAATTTAGTTCTTAGGGGCTTAATGGCTATCCCTGCACCTAGCCAAGATATTGATCAGCAGCGTCGAGCTTTTGCCGCTGTGCGTGAGTGTTTTCAACAGATTCGGACAGCCCACGCTAATGAACTGGGATTCCAGTTTTTTGACACCCTCTCCATGGGAATGTCAGATGATTTGGAGGCTGCAATCCTAGAAGGAAGCACGATGGTTCGTGTTGGTACAGCCATTTTTGGGAAGCGCGATAAGATTGCTAAATGA